Within Actinoplanes sp. L3-i22, the genomic segment CGCGATCCAGTTCGGTCTCTACGCGCTCACCGCGCAGGCCGCGGCGCCCCTGTTGCTCGGCTGGTTCGGCGTGACCGCGCCCTGGTGGGCGGTGGCCGCCGGGTGCTGGGCGGTGGTCACGCTCGTCGGGACGGTCCGGATCGAGGTCGCCGCCGTGGTGATCACGATCCTCACCGTCGCCGAGGCCGCGGTGCTGGCCGGGCTCGCCGCCGCCAACGTGGTGCGCCCGTCCGGCGGCCGGATCGAGACCGGGACGTACTGGCTCGGCGATCTCGCCCGGATCGATCGGCCGCTGCTCGGACTCCTGCTTGCGGTCGCGGTGCTGTCCTTCGCCGGTTTCGAGACGATTTCGACGTACGCTGAGGAGTCCCGTGACCCGCGCCGCACCGCCGGTCGCGCCGCCCGCCTCGCGGTGCCGGCGATCGCGCTCCTGCTGGCCGGGGTGACCTGGAGCCTGATCGTGGCGGCCGGTCCGCGCGGGGTGGCCGGGCGCGCCGCGAACCGGGGGCCGGAGCTGTTGTTCGCCCTGGCCGACGAGCGCCTCGCCGGCTGGGCGGTCACGATCGGCCGGGTGATGCTGTTCACCGGCCTGCTGGCGGCGATCCTCGCGGTGCATCACGCGATCGCTCGCTACCTGTTCGCCCTCGGCCGCGAGCGCGTGCTCCCCGCCGTACTGGGAAATGTTTCTGAGCGCACCCGCGCGCCGCGCGCCGCCGCCCTGACCCAATCGCTGATCGCGGGTGCCGCGCTGCTCGGCGCGGCCGTGGCCGGCGCCGAGGCGTCGGCCCGGACCGCCCGCTGGCTCACCGTCGGCGGCAGCCTGGCCGTTCTCGTGTTGTTGCTGCTCACCGCGGTGGCCGCGCTGCTGCACCTGAACCGCGCGCCGGGCGGCGAAGGCGCCTGGACCAGGTTCTTCGCGCCCCTTCTGTCCACAGTGTCTCTTGGCGTGCTGGTCTATCTGGCCGGCCTGAACCTGCCCGCGCTGCTCGACGTCCGGTCCGGGTCGCCGTGGGTGACGGTGGTGGCCGCCGCACTCGCCGCCTGCCCGGTGATCGGGCTGGGGCACGCGCTGGTGCTCCGCGCGACGCACCCGGTCCGGTATGCGGCGATCGGCCTGGGCGGCGCGGTACTGGTGGTCACCCCGCAACGGATCACCCCGGAGAAGGCGCCGGCCGCGGCTCCGGCACCGGCTCGCGGCGAGAATCCGTGGTCCTGGGATACGCCGCCGGACGCGTCTAAGGATGATATAGACGACAAATCCGACAAGAAGACCGAGCCCGCCCCCGACGAAGCGCAGCCGGCCAAGATCCCGCAGCAGCGCGCCCCCGGCGCGCACCGCCCCGAGCGGGTCCAGCCGGAGGTCAACGCCGACAGCTAACCGAGCCGATCGCCCCGGTCCGACTCGGCGGCCAGTGGCACCGCGCTGCCCCGGACCAGCCCGAGCTGCACCGGCTGCCGGGACAGCACCCCGTCGAGAAGCCAGTCCGCCGCCACCCGCACCCGGTTCCCCGGCATCGACATCAGGTGGTATCCGCGGGTCACCGTCTTGGCCACCGCCCCGCTCAGCGGAATCCCGAGCGGATCCGCCGCCGCCGACCACCCGCCGAGATCCACGACGAAGCCGAGATCCCGATGCCGGTACGCCCGCCGCCGCCCGTGCCCGTAGGAGGCCGCGATGTTCCCCGCGACGAGTTGTCCCTGCCGGACCGCGTGCTGCGCCGTCATCCCGGTGATCGCCCCCGGATGCCG encodes:
- a CDS encoding APC family permease codes for the protein MATPDAPSHEEPAGLALGRLGAGSVAFFGMAAAAPIATVVIVIPPVLAAGAGPLAALSVVAVAVVLVLFGTPYAAMIRRAPSAGGVYPQLARGLGRPAALTGAWLALAGYHAIQFGLYALTAQAAAPLLLGWFGVTAPWWAVAAGCWAVVTLVGTVRIEVAAVVITILTVAEAAVLAGLAAANVVRPSGGRIETGTYWLGDLARIDRPLLGLLLAVAVLSFAGFETISTYAEESRDPRRTAGRAARLAVPAIALLLAGVTWSLIVAAGPRGVAGRAANRGPELLFALADERLAGWAVTIGRVMLFTGLLAAILAVHHAIARYLFALGRERVLPAVLGNVSERTRAPRAAALTQSLIAGAALLGAAVAGAEASARTARWLTVGGSLAVLVLLLLTAVAALLHLNRAPGGEGAWTRFFAPLLSTVSLGVLVYLAGLNLPALLDVRSGSPWVTVVAAALAACPVIGLGHALVLRATHPVRYAAIGLGGAVLVVTPQRITPEKAPAAAPAPARGENPWSWDTPPDASKDDIDDKSDKKTEPAPDEAQPAKIPQQRAPGAHRPERVQPEVNADS